The following proteins are encoded in a genomic region of Pseudoxanthomonas suwonensis 11-1:
- the lpxC gene encoding UDP-3-O-acyl-N-acetylglucosamine deacetylase, producing MTRQRTLKTTIRATGVGLHSGNKVYMTLRPAPADHGIVFRRTDLDPVVEVPAAAALVTETTLCTGLTCGEAKIQTVEHLMSAAAGLGIDNMIVELSSAELPIMDGSSGPFVFLLQSAGIEEQDAPKHFIRILREIEVRDGDKIARFSPFDGFRLDFTIQFDHPMIPAKQSHHRLEFSTAAYIKEISRARTFGFMRDLEYMRDLNLGLGGSMDNAIVLDEFRVLNEDGLRYADEFVRHKILDAIGDLYLVGGPVLGAYEGYKSGHALNNKLARALLADASAWEKVSFEEAGAPAPLAYGTAALA from the coding sequence ATGACCCGGCAGCGCACCCTCAAGACCACGATCCGCGCCACAGGCGTCGGCCTGCATAGCGGCAACAAGGTCTACATGACCCTGCGCCCGGCACCGGCCGACCACGGCATCGTGTTCCGCCGCACCGACCTGGACCCGGTGGTGGAAGTGCCTGCCGCGGCAGCGCTGGTCACCGAGACCACGCTCTGCACCGGCCTGACCTGCGGCGAAGCCAAGATCCAGACCGTCGAGCACCTGATGTCGGCCGCCGCCGGCCTGGGCATCGACAACATGATCGTGGAGCTGTCCTCGGCCGAGCTGCCGATCATGGACGGTTCCTCGGGTCCGTTCGTGTTCCTGCTGCAGTCCGCCGGCATCGAGGAGCAGGACGCGCCCAAGCACTTCATCCGGATCCTGCGCGAGATCGAGGTCCGCGACGGCGACAAGATCGCCCGCTTCAGCCCGTTTGACGGTTTCCGCCTGGATTTCACCATCCAGTTCGACCACCCGATGATCCCGGCCAAGCAGTCGCACCACCGGCTGGAGTTCTCCACCGCGGCGTACATCAAGGAAATCTCCCGCGCGCGCACGTTCGGCTTCATGCGCGACCTGGAGTACATGCGCGACCTCAACCTTGGACTCGGCGGCTCGATGGACAACGCCATCGTGCTGGACGAGTTCCGCGTGCTGAACGAGGACGGCCTGCGCTACGCCGATGAGTTCGTCCGCCACAAGATCCTCGATGCGATCGGCGACCTGTACCTGGTCGGCGGCCCGGTCCTGGGCGCCTACGAGGGCTACAAGTCCGGCCATGCGCTCAACAACAAGCTCGCCCGGGCCCTGCTGGCCGATGCCAGCGCCTGGGAAAAGGTGAGCTTCGAGGAAGCTGGCGCCCCGGCACCGCTGGCCTACGGCACCGCCGCACTGGCCTGA
- a CDS encoding DUF721 domain-containing protein, translated as MPDLKPNARRATIPRPAAEAALAGETGAPLRRALWLDALDQQLRPLLPPGAAAHCRLANVSGGQLVFVTDSPVWRARLRLAEAELLDAARSVGLNPTAVILKTTTVPLHAPSAPATSPPVSATALKAVSDALASLRDPHPGNPDGSGSTPLPGTAPRRR; from the coding sequence ATGCCTGATTTGAAGCCCAACGCCCGCAGGGCAACCATTCCGCGTCCAGCGGCCGAAGCCGCGTTGGCGGGTGAAACTGGCGCTCCCCTGCGTCGTGCCCTCTGGCTCGATGCGCTGGACCAGCAGTTGCGTCCCCTGCTGCCCCCCGGTGCGGCAGCCCACTGCAGGCTGGCCAACGTATCCGGCGGACAACTCGTTTTTGTCACCGATTCGCCGGTCTGGCGGGCGCGCTTGCGCCTGGCAGAAGCCGAACTCCTCGATGCGGCCCGATCCGTCGGCCTGAACCCCACCGCAGTCATCCTCAAAACGACCACCGTGCCATTGCATGCGCCCTCGGCGCCGGCAACGTCCCCCCCGGTTTCAGCGACCGCCCTCAAAGCCGTGAGCGACGCACTGGCATCCTTGCGGGATCCCCATCCGGGGAATCCCGACGGCTCCGGAAGTACTCCCCTCCCGGGAACCGCCCCCCGCCGTCGATAA
- a CDS encoding M23 family metallopeptidase, which produces MSYKLIVRNPLSGRQAGLWGRIQAWGVQRPAALAGVLLAAGGLAGFGAGAGMGLANASQTGSELARHQQELEQVRRQSQQEINALAARLGELQAQANRLNALGERLTEAGQLEDGEFDFQGSPGQGGAEVARDMPKEELVQGLDEIERQFAASGRQLSVMESLLFDMQLEANAVPSRSPVRRAYITSSFGRRADPFGRGGQFHKGIDFNANVGDPVMAVADGVVSFADNRSGYGKTIEIDHGNGYVTRYAHNSRLVVKSGDLVRAGQEVAKAGSTGRSTGAHVHFEVWENGAVVNPRKFLGDNRAPVARRSRG; this is translated from the coding sequence ATGAGCTACAAACTGATCGTAAGGAACCCGCTTTCGGGCCGACAGGCCGGGCTGTGGGGCCGCATCCAGGCCTGGGGCGTACAGCGCCCGGCCGCGCTGGCTGGCGTTCTGCTCGCCGCCGGTGGACTTGCCGGCTTCGGTGCCGGCGCCGGCATGGGCCTGGCCAACGCCTCCCAGACCGGTTCGGAACTGGCGCGCCACCAGCAGGAGCTGGAGCAGGTCCGTCGCCAGTCGCAGCAGGAAATCAACGCCCTGGCCGCGCGCCTGGGTGAACTCCAGGCCCAGGCCAACCGCCTCAACGCCCTCGGCGAGCGCCTCACCGAGGCCGGCCAGCTCGAGGACGGCGAGTTCGACTTCCAGGGATCGCCTGGCCAGGGTGGTGCGGAAGTCGCGCGTGACATGCCGAAGGAAGAGCTGGTCCAGGGCCTCGACGAGATCGAGCGCCAGTTTGCCGCCTCCGGACGTCAGCTCTCGGTGATGGAATCGCTGCTGTTCGACATGCAGCTGGAAGCCAACGCGGTGCCGTCGCGCTCGCCGGTGCGGCGTGCGTACATCACCTCCAGCTTCGGCCGTCGCGCCGATCCGTTCGGCCGCGGTGGCCAGTTCCACAAGGGCATCGACTTCAACGCCAACGTCGGCGACCCGGTGATGGCCGTGGCCGACGGCGTGGTCAGCTTCGCCGACAACCGCAGCGGTTACGGCAAGACCATCGAGATCGACCATGGCAACGGCTACGTCACCCGCTACGCGCACAACTCGCGCCTGGTGGTGAAGAGCGGCGACCTGGTCCGTGCCGGACAGGAAGTGGCCAAGGCCGGTTCCACCGGACGCTCGACCGGTGCCCACGTGCACTTCGAGGTCTGGGAGAACGGCGCCGTGGTCAACCCGCGCAAGTTCCTGGGCGACAACCGCGCCCCGGTCGCGCGCCGCAGCCGCGGCTGA
- the secA gene encoding preprotein translocase subunit SecA, whose amino-acid sequence MINKLLTRVFGSRNERLLRQLDRIVARINALEPEMQKLSDEELKARTPEFQKRIADGESLDKILPEAFAVCREASNRVLGMRHYDVQLIGGMVLHMGKIAEMRTGEGKTLVGTLPVYLNALEGKGVHVITVNDYLARRDAAWMGRLYNWLGLSVGVVYPGMPHADKKEAYAADITYGTNNEFGFDYLRDNMALSKSDRFQRGLHYAIVDEVDSILIDEARTPLIISGPADESPELYIRVNRIVPQLKRQEVEDGIGDYWVDEKGKQVHLSEAGMEHAEELLRRAGILGEDESLYGANNLSVVHHLNAALRAHALFQRDVDYIVRDGEVVIVDEFTGRTLAGRRWSDGLHQAVEAKEGVPVQRENQTLASITFQNLFRMYRKLSGMTGTADTEAYEFQSIYGLEVVVIPTHRPIQRVDHPDQVFLNREGKFRAVLADIQDCHKRGQPVLVGTTSIETSEMLSNFLRESGVAHEVLNAKQHEREAQIVAHAGRPGAVTIATNMAGRGTDIVLGGSLESELQELGEEAGDAEKERVRAAWRERHEAVKAAGGLHIIGTERHESRRIDNQLRGRSGRQGDPGSSRFYLSLEDNLMRIFASDWVQKAMRMMGMKEDDVIEDRLVTRQIEKAQRKVEAHNFDIRKNLLDFDDVNNDQRKVIYAQRDELLEAESVKENIDGILGDVVNELVTRFVPPESVDEQWDLPGLEVALESELGLRLDLQGLSKASEELDAEGIERHVQEAAVALFEEKEKQLGGETMRALEKHIMLTVLDQSWKEHLARMDYLRQGIHLRGYAQKQPKQEYKKEAFELFSEMLDNVKRQVISLLARVRIRSEEEVAALEAQERAQAEAKLRAAQFQHADNGGYGTEDEVAGIIGAQAPAGPAPSIVREEPKVGRNDPCPCGSGKKYKHCHGQLG is encoded by the coding sequence ATGATCAACAAACTGCTCACCCGTGTCTTCGGCAGCCGCAACGAACGGCTCCTGCGCCAGCTGGACCGCATCGTCGCCAGGATCAACGCCCTGGAACCGGAGATGCAGAAGCTCTCCGACGAAGAGCTGAAGGCCAGGACGCCGGAGTTCCAGAAGCGGATCGCCGACGGTGAGTCGCTGGACAAGATCCTGCCGGAGGCCTTCGCGGTCTGCCGCGAGGCCAGCAACCGCGTGCTGGGCATGCGCCACTACGACGTGCAGCTGATCGGCGGCATGGTCCTGCACATGGGCAAGATCGCCGAGATGCGCACCGGCGAGGGCAAGACCCTGGTCGGCACCCTGCCGGTGTACCTCAACGCCCTGGAAGGCAAGGGCGTGCACGTGATCACCGTCAACGACTACCTGGCCCGCCGCGACGCGGCCTGGATGGGCAGGCTCTACAACTGGCTGGGCCTGAGCGTGGGCGTGGTCTACCCGGGCATGCCGCACGCCGACAAGAAGGAGGCCTACGCGGCCGACATCACCTACGGCACCAACAACGAGTTCGGCTTCGACTACCTGCGCGACAACATGGCGCTGTCGAAGTCCGACCGCTTCCAGCGCGGCCTGCACTACGCGATCGTCGACGAGGTCGATTCGATCCTGATCGACGAGGCGCGCACTCCGCTGATCATCTCCGGCCCGGCCGACGAGTCGCCGGAGCTGTACATCCGGGTCAACCGGATCGTGCCGCAGCTCAAGCGCCAGGAAGTCGAGGACGGCATCGGCGACTACTGGGTCGACGAGAAGGGCAAGCAGGTGCACCTGTCCGAGGCGGGCATGGAGCACGCCGAAGAACTGCTGCGCCGCGCCGGCATCCTCGGCGAGGACGAGAGCCTGTACGGCGCCAACAACCTGTCGGTCGTGCACCACCTCAATGCCGCCCTGCGTGCGCACGCGCTGTTCCAGCGCGACGTGGACTACATCGTCCGCGACGGCGAGGTGGTGATCGTCGACGAGTTCACCGGCCGCACCCTGGCTGGCCGCCGCTGGTCCGACGGCCTGCACCAGGCGGTCGAGGCGAAGGAAGGTGTGCCGGTCCAGCGCGAGAACCAGACCCTGGCCAGCATCACCTTCCAGAACCTGTTCCGCATGTACAGGAAGCTGTCCGGCATGACCGGTACGGCTGACACCGAGGCCTACGAGTTCCAGAGCATCTACGGCCTGGAAGTGGTGGTGATCCCGACCCACCGGCCGATCCAGCGCGTGGACCATCCGGACCAGGTGTTCCTCAACCGCGAGGGCAAGTTCCGCGCGGTGCTGGCCGACATCCAGGACTGCCACAAGCGCGGCCAGCCGGTGCTGGTGGGCACGACCTCGATCGAGACCTCGGAGATGCTGTCCAACTTCCTGCGCGAGTCGGGAGTTGCGCACGAGGTGCTCAACGCCAAGCAGCACGAGCGCGAGGCGCAGATCGTCGCCCACGCCGGTCGTCCGGGTGCGGTGACCATCGCCACCAACATGGCCGGCCGCGGTACCGACATCGTGCTGGGCGGCTCGCTGGAGTCCGAGCTGCAGGAACTGGGCGAGGAAGCCGGCGACGCCGAGAAGGAGCGGGTGCGTGCCGCGTGGCGCGAGCGCCACGAGGCGGTCAAGGCCGCCGGGGGCCTGCACATCATCGGCACCGAGCGGCACGAGAGCCGCCGCATCGACAACCAGCTGCGTGGCCGTTCCGGCCGCCAGGGCGACCCGGGCTCGTCCCGCTTCTACCTGTCGCTGGAAGACAACCTCATGCGCATCTTCGCCTCCGACTGGGTGCAGAAGGCGATGCGCATGATGGGCATGAAGGAAGACGACGTCATCGAGGACCGGCTGGTTACCCGCCAGATCGAGAAGGCGCAGCGCAAGGTCGAGGCCCACAACTTCGACATCCGCAAGAACCTGCTGGACTTCGACGACGTCAACAACGACCAGCGCAAGGTGATCTACGCCCAGCGCGACGAGCTGCTGGAAGCCGAGTCGGTCAAGGAGAACATCGACGGCATCCTCGGCGACGTGGTCAACGAACTGGTCACCCGCTTCGTCCCGCCGGAGTCGGTGGACGAGCAGTGGGACCTGCCGGGCCTGGAGGTCGCGCTGGAATCCGAGCTGGGCCTGCGCCTGGACCTGCAGGGCCTGTCCAAGGCCAGCGAGGAGCTGGATGCCGAGGGCATCGAGCGCCACGTGCAGGAGGCGGCGGTCGCCCTGTTCGAGGAGAAGGAGAAGCAGCTCGGCGGGGAGACCATGCGCGCGCTGGAGAAGCACATCATGCTGACCGTGCTCGACCAGAGCTGGAAGGAACACCTGGCGCGCATGGACTACCTGCGCCAGGGCATCCACCTGCGCGGCTATGCGCAGAAGCAGCCGAAGCAGGAGTACAAGAAGGAAGCCTTCGAGCTGTTCTCGGAGATGCTGGACAACGTCAAGCGCCAGGTGATCAGCCTGCTGGCGCGGGTCCGCATCCGCAGCGAGGAGGAGGTCGCCGCGCTGGAAGCCCAGGAGCGTGCCCAGGCCGAGGCCAAGCTGCGCGCGGCGCAGTTCCAGCACGCCGACAACGGCGGGTACGGCACCGAGGACGAGGTCGCCGGCATCATCGGCGCCCAGGCTCCGGCCGGCCCGGCGCCCAGCATCGTGCGCGAGGAGCCGAAGGTCGGCCGCAACGATCCCTGCCCCTGCGGCAGCGGCAAGAAGTACAAGCACTGCCACGGCCAGCTCGGCTGA
- a CDS encoding Nudix family hydrolase, translated as MEAPLRSIHVVAGVITDVRGRILLTQRGKDSDLAGLWEFPGGKREPGESSQAALARELEEELGIEVEVGDRLVEVPQHYPSKRLRLEVFRIARWKGSPRGREGQAMTWVEPDRLLRYSMPSADLPVVGVLRQPGLYLVTPAPGTDLQAWLGALDAALESGVSRVQLRAPGMEGARWRELAGLVLPRCRDAGAELLLNRDIALARELGTGVHLGSEQLGALAERPLSPGLPVGASCHTLDELKAAEALGCDFAVLGPVQATATHPGAAPLGWEGFAELRQHVGLPIYAIGGLGPEDVDAARLQGAQGIAAIRGLWSRVAA; from the coding sequence ATGGAAGCACCGTTGCGATCGATCCACGTCGTGGCCGGCGTCATCACCGACGTCCGCGGCCGCATCCTGCTCACCCAGCGCGGCAAGGACAGCGACCTGGCGGGGCTCTGGGAATTCCCCGGCGGCAAGCGCGAGCCGGGCGAGAGCTCGCAGGCCGCGCTGGCGCGCGAGCTGGAGGAGGAACTGGGAATCGAGGTCGAGGTCGGCGACCGCCTGGTCGAGGTGCCCCAGCACTACCCGAGCAAGCGGCTGCGGCTGGAGGTGTTCCGGATCGCGCGCTGGAAGGGCTCGCCGCGAGGCCGCGAAGGCCAGGCCATGACCTGGGTCGAACCTGACCGCCTGCTGCGCTACTCGATGCCCTCGGCGGACCTGCCGGTGGTCGGCGTGCTGCGCCAGCCGGGGCTCTACCTGGTCACGCCGGCACCCGGCACGGACCTGCAGGCCTGGCTGGGCGCGCTGGACGCGGCGCTGGAGTCCGGCGTCAGCCGGGTCCAGCTGCGTGCGCCTGGAATGGAGGGCGCGCGCTGGCGCGAGCTGGCCGGCCTTGTCCTGCCGCGCTGCCGCGACGCCGGGGCCGAGCTGCTGCTCAACCGCGACATCGCCCTGGCCCGCGAGCTCGGAACCGGCGTGCACCTGGGCAGCGAGCAGCTCGGCGCGCTCGCGGAGCGGCCGCTATCACCCGGGCTGCCGGTGGGCGCGTCCTGCCACACCCTGGACGAGCTGAAGGCCGCCGAGGCCTTGGGCTGCGATTTCGCCGTGCTCGGCCCGGTGCAGGCCACGGCCACCCATCCCGGGGCCGCGCCGCTGGGATGGGAAGGGTTCGCCGAGCTGCGCCAGCACGTGGGCCTGCCGATCTACGCGATCGGCGGCCTGGGTCCCGAAGACGTGGACGCCGCACGCCTCCAGGGCGCGCAGGGCATCGCCGCGATCCGGGGACTGTGGAGCCGGGTCGCCGCCTGA
- the coaE gene encoding dephospho-CoA kinase (Dephospho-CoA kinase (CoaE) performs the final step in coenzyme A biosynthesis.): protein MSNLIIGLTGGVASGKSELTRRFEALGVHVADADVVAREVVAPGQPALAAIVREFGAGVLQADGQLDRRQLRERIFADPAARQALEAITHPAIRASLERQCREAPGPYAIAAVPLLAEAGGRAGYPWLDRILVVDAPEAIQHARLVRRDGTDDQLARRMIEAQASRAERLAIADDVVANDGDPSHLDAMVAQLHADYIALAAAHRPG, encoded by the coding sequence ATGAGCAACCTGATCATCGGCCTGACCGGCGGCGTGGCCTCCGGCAAGAGCGAGCTGACCCGGCGCTTCGAGGCGCTGGGCGTGCACGTGGCCGATGCCGACGTGGTCGCACGCGAAGTGGTGGCCCCCGGCCAGCCGGCCCTGGCAGCGATCGTGCGCGAGTTCGGGGCCGGGGTCCTGCAGGCCGACGGGCAGCTCGACCGGCGCCAGCTGCGCGAGCGTATCTTCGCCGACCCCGCAGCGCGCCAGGCTCTGGAGGCGATCACCCATCCGGCCATCCGCGCCTCGCTGGAACGCCAGTGCCGCGAGGCCCCGGGCCCCTATGCGATCGCGGCGGTTCCGCTGCTGGCCGAGGCGGGCGGGCGCGCGGGCTATCCCTGGCTGGACCGGATCCTGGTGGTCGATGCTCCCGAAGCCATCCAGCACGCCCGCCTGGTCCGCCGCGATGGTACGGACGACCAGCTGGCCCGGCGGATGATCGAGGCCCAGGCCTCGCGCGCGGAACGCCTGGCGATCGCCGACGACGTGGTGGCCAACGACGGCGATCCTTCGCACCTGGACGCGATGGTGGCGCAGCTGCACGCCGACTACATCGCGCTGGCCGCGGCCCACCGCCCGGGCTAG
- a CDS encoding prepilin peptidase: MAFLDQQPLLGYPLIAGVGLAVGSFLNVVILRLPRRLEWEWKRDAREVLGEPEIYDPPPPGVVVEPSHDPVTGDRLKWWENIPVLSWLMLRGRSRYSGQRISIQYPLVELLTGLLTVACAWRFGFGWQGFGAMLLTWYLVALSGIDLRTRLLPDQLTLPLMWLGLIASLDNLYMPAKPALLGAVAGYVSLWSVWWLFKQLTGKEGMGHGDFKLLAALGAWCGLKGILPIILLSSVVGAVIGSVWLAYKGRDRATPIPFGPYLAIAGWIFFFWGDSLLGAYRSYAGLG, from the coding sequence ATGGCGTTCCTGGACCAACAGCCCCTCCTGGGTTATCCGCTCATTGCCGGCGTGGGGCTGGCGGTCGGCAGCTTCCTAAACGTGGTGATCCTGCGCCTGCCGCGTCGGCTGGAGTGGGAATGGAAGCGCGACGCGCGCGAGGTGCTCGGCGAGCCCGAGATCTACGACCCGCCCCCGCCGGGCGTGGTCGTGGAGCCGTCGCACGACCCGGTCACCGGTGACCGGCTCAAGTGGTGGGAGAACATCCCGGTCCTGAGCTGGCTGATGCTGCGCGGCCGATCCCGCTACAGCGGCCAGCGCATCTCGATCCAGTACCCGCTGGTTGAACTGCTGACCGGCCTGCTCACCGTGGCCTGCGCCTGGCGCTTCGGCTTCGGCTGGCAGGGCTTCGGCGCGATGCTGCTGACCTGGTACCTGGTAGCGCTGTCCGGGATCGACCTGCGCACCCGGCTGCTGCCCGACCAGCTCACCTTGCCACTGATGTGGCTGGGCCTGATCGCCAGCCTCGACAATCTGTACATGCCGGCCAAGCCGGCCCTGCTCGGCGCGGTGGCCGGCTACGTCTCGCTGTGGAGCGTGTGGTGGCTGTTCAAGCAGCTCACCGGCAAGGAAGGCATGGGCCATGGCGACTTCAAGCTGCTGGCGGCGCTGGGCGCCTGGTGCGGCCTGAAGGGCATCCTGCCGATCATCCTGCTGTCCTCGGTGGTCGGCGCGGTCATCGGCAGCGTGTGGCTGGCCTACAAGGGCCGCGACCGCGCGACGCCGATCCCGTTCGGCCCGTACCTGGCGATCGCCGGCTGGATCTTCTTCTTCTGGGGCGACTCGCTGCTCGGCGCCTACAGGAGCTACGCCGGGCTCGGCTGA
- a CDS encoding type II secretion system F family protein — protein sequence MSATRNAVRKPVPVKRGTSEFAPFVWEGTDKRGVKMKGEQSAKNANLLRAELRRQGITPTVVKPKPKPLFGQAGSAVTPKDIAFFSRQMATMMKSGVPIVGALEIIAGGHKNPRMRNMIDTIRTDIEGGSSLYEAISRHPVQFDELYRNLVRAGESAGVLETVLDTIATYKENIESLKGKIKKALFYPAMTIAVAIIVSAILLIFVIPQFEEVFQGFGADLPAFTKMIVAASNFMVSYWWIMLFAGAGSIFGFIFFYKRSPPFQHFLDRVILKVPVLGQIIDNSAIARFARTTAVTFRAGVPLVEALESVAGATGNSVYEKAVLRIRDDVAVGYPMNLAMKQTNLFPHMVIQMAAIGEEAGALDTMLQKVAEYYEQEVNNAVDALSSLIEPLIMVILGVLVGGMVIGMYLPIFKLASVV from the coding sequence ATGTCCGCCACCCGCAATGCCGTCAGGAAGCCCGTGCCCGTAAAGCGGGGCACCAGTGAGTTCGCGCCGTTTGTCTGGGAGGGAACCGACAAGCGTGGCGTAAAGATGAAGGGCGAGCAGTCGGCCAAGAACGCCAACCTTCTCCGGGCCGAGCTGCGCCGCCAGGGCATCACGCCCACCGTGGTCAAGCCCAAGCCCAAGCCGCTTTTCGGCCAGGCCGGCTCGGCGGTAACACCCAAGGACATCGCGTTCTTCAGCCGCCAGATGGCGACGATGATGAAGTCCGGCGTGCCGATCGTGGGCGCGCTGGAGATCATCGCCGGCGGCCACAAGAACCCGCGCATGCGCAACATGATCGACACGATCCGCACCGACATCGAGGGTGGTTCGTCGCTGTACGAGGCGATCAGCAGGCACCCTGTCCAGTTCGACGAGCTGTACCGCAACCTGGTCCGCGCCGGCGAGAGCGCCGGCGTGCTGGAAACGGTGCTGGACACGATCGCCACCTACAAGGAAAACATCGAATCCCTCAAGGGCAAGATCAAGAAGGCGCTGTTCTACCCCGCGATGACCATCGCCGTGGCGATCATCGTCAGCGCGATCCTGCTGATCTTCGTCATCCCCCAGTTCGAGGAAGTATTCCAGGGCTTCGGTGCAGACCTGCCGGCCTTCACCAAGATGATCGTGGCCGCATCGAACTTCATGGTCTCCTACTGGTGGATCATGCTGTTCGCCGGCGCAGGCTCGATCTTCGGCTTCATCTTCTTCTACAAGCGCTCGCCCCCGTTCCAGCACTTCCTGGACAGGGTGATCCTCAAGGTGCCGGTGCTCGGCCAGATCATCGACAACAGCGCCATCGCCCGCTTCGCCCGTACCACAGCGGTGACCTTCCGCGCCGGCGTCCCGCTGGTGGAAGCGCTCGAGTCGGTGGCCGGCGCGACCGGCAACTCGGTCTACGAGAAGGCCGTGCTGCGCATCCGCGACGATGTCGCGGTGGGCTACCCGATGAACCTGGCAATGAAGCAGACCAACCTGTTCCCGCACATGGTCATCCAGATGGCGGCCATCGGCGAGGAAGCCGGTGCGCTGGACACCATGCTGCAGAAGGTTGCCGAGTACTACGAGCAGGAAGTCAACAACGCGGTCGATGCGCTGAGCAGCCTGATCGAGCCTCTGATCATGGTGATCCTGGGCGTCCTGGTGGGCGGCATGGTGATCGGCATGTACCTCCCGATCTTCAAACTGGCATCGGTCGTTTAA
- a CDS encoding pilin: MKKQQGFTLIELMIVVAIIAILAAIALPAYQDYTIRSQVSEGATLMAGAKAGVTEFWSDKGRFPDSNGSAGVPQAGSITGTYVTQVEVGDDGVITATYGNNVNQKISGQECSITPRDGGGSVVWAGTCDFPEKWRPSAFR; encoded by the coding sequence ATGAAGAAGCAGCAGGGCTTTACCCTGATCGAACTGATGATCGTCGTCGCGATCATCGCCATCCTGGCCGCCATCGCGCTGCCGGCGTATCAGGACTACACCATCCGTTCGCAGGTTTCCGAAGGCGCCACCCTGATGGCCGGTGCCAAGGCCGGCGTGACCGAGTTCTGGTCCGACAAGGGCCGTTTCCCGGACAGCAACGGTTCGGCTGGCGTTCCGCAGGCCGGCTCGATCACCGGTACCTACGTGACCCAGGTTGAAGTTGGCGATGACGGCGTCATCACCGCCACCTACGGCAACAACGTCAACCAGAAGATCTCCGGCCAGGAGTGCTCGATCACCCCGCGCGACGGCGGTGGCAGCGTGGTCTGGGCCGGCACCTGCGACTTCCCGGAGAAGTGGCGTCCGTCGGCGTTCCGCTGA